The following proteins are co-located in the Streptomyces sp. NBC_00435 genome:
- a CDS encoding aldo/keto reductase, giving the protein MSVDVVETFALGGDLPVRRLGLGTGGLVGAGYWGPRASRAESVALLRTAVERGVTLIDTADNYGPRLAEELVAEALHPYGERLVVSTKGGVVRTGPDQWHAAGRPEDLRSMCEASLRRLRLERIDLYQLHRFDPAVPVAEQLGTLAELRAEGKIRHIGLNTVTPARLLEALALVPVASVQNPYNLLDRSSAELLALCEARGIAFLPYYPLGSGALTRESAAALTAVATEHGASTGQIALAWLLQHSPALCPTPGTGSPAHLAENLDAATVRLTPREVSLLDALAG; this is encoded by the coding sequence ATGTCTGTTGACGTGGTTGAGACGTTCGCCCTCGGTGGCGATCTGCCCGTACGCCGTCTCGGGCTCGGTACCGGCGGTCTGGTCGGCGCCGGGTACTGGGGTCCGCGCGCCTCCCGCGCCGAGTCCGTGGCGCTGCTGCGCACCGCCGTGGAGCGCGGGGTCACCCTGATCGACACGGCCGACAACTACGGTCCCCGGCTGGCCGAGGAACTGGTCGCCGAGGCCCTCCACCCGTACGGGGAGCGGCTCGTGGTCTCCACGAAGGGCGGGGTCGTGCGCACCGGGCCGGACCAGTGGCACGCCGCGGGTCGCCCGGAGGACTTGCGGTCCATGTGCGAGGCGAGCCTGCGCAGGCTCCGGCTGGAGCGGATCGACCTGTACCAGCTGCACCGCTTCGACCCCGCCGTCCCGGTGGCGGAACAGTTGGGCACCCTGGCCGAGCTCCGGGCGGAGGGCAAGATCCGCCACATCGGCCTGAACACGGTGACCCCGGCGCGGCTGCTGGAGGCCCTGGCCCTGGTCCCGGTGGCCTCCGTCCAGAACCCGTACAACCTGCTGGACCGTTCCTCGGCGGAGCTCCTGGCCCTGTGCGAGGCCCGCGGCATCGCCTTCCTCCCCTACTACCCGCTGGGCAGCGGCGCCCTGACCCGCGAGAGCGCGGCCGCGCTGACGGCGGTCGCCACCGAGCACGGCGCGTCCACCGGCCAGATCGCCCTGGCCTGGCTGCTCCAGCACTCCCCGGCCCTCTGCCCCACCCCGGGTACGGGCTCCCCCGCCCACCTGGCGGAGAACCTGGACGCGGCCACGGTCCGCCTGACTCCGCGCGAGGTGTCCCTGCTGGACGCGCTGGCGGGGTGA
- a CDS encoding ketopantoate reductase family protein, whose product MRYIIIGAGAIGATIGGRLAESGSEVVLVARGAHAQALRADGLRLTTADGERVHRLPVAESPADLGELRPDDVLLLTVKTQDALAALDTWADAEVAGGGTAAQRLPVLCAQNGVESERLALRRFARVYGVCVWLPATFLEPGSVSALCAPLTGILHIGRAAGGADARARRIAADLEKAGFEAPVVEDVMRWKYAKLLGNLSNAIQATTGPEPEPAKAALLLRAIREAKAVFGAAGIPYASEDEQSAARGDKVEPPAGVRGGSSWQSLARGTGSVEADYLNGEVVLLGRLHGVPTPVNDTLRHAANIFAREGLPPGAMSVEDLTALADEAVARA is encoded by the coding sequence ATGCGTTACATCATCATCGGCGCCGGGGCGATCGGCGCGACCATCGGAGGACGGCTCGCGGAGTCGGGCAGCGAGGTCGTCCTTGTCGCGCGCGGCGCCCACGCGCAGGCCCTCCGGGCGGACGGGCTGCGGCTCACGACGGCGGACGGGGAGCGGGTGCACCGGCTGCCCGTGGCCGAGAGCCCGGCGGACCTGGGTGAACTCCGCCCGGACGACGTGCTGTTGCTGACGGTCAAGACCCAGGACGCGCTCGCCGCGCTCGACACGTGGGCCGACGCGGAGGTCGCGGGCGGCGGGACGGCGGCGCAGCGGCTGCCGGTGCTGTGCGCGCAGAACGGCGTGGAGAGCGAGCGCCTGGCCCTACGGCGCTTCGCGCGCGTGTACGGGGTCTGCGTGTGGCTGCCGGCGACCTTCCTCGAGCCGGGCAGCGTCTCCGCGCTGTGCGCGCCGCTGACCGGGATCCTGCACATCGGCCGGGCCGCCGGGGGCGCGGACGCCCGGGCCCGGCGGATCGCGGCCGACCTGGAGAAGGCCGGCTTCGAGGCGCCCGTCGTCGAGGACGTCATGCGGTGGAAGTACGCGAAGCTCCTGGGCAATCTGAGCAACGCGATCCAGGCGACGACCGGGCCCGAGCCGGAGCCCGCGAAGGCGGCGCTGCTGCTGCGCGCGATCCGGGAGGCGAAGGCGGTCTTCGGGGCCGCCGGGATCCCCTACGCCTCGGAGGACGAGCAGTCTGCGGCCCGCGGGGACAAGGTGGAACCGCCGGCCGGGGTACGGGGCGGGTCCTCCTGGCAGAGTCTGGCGCGGGGGACCGGGTCGGTGGAGGCGGACTACCTCAACGGGGAAGTCGTGCTGCTCGGGAGGCTGCACGGGGTGCCGACGCCGGTCAACGACACGCTGCGGCACGCGGCGAACATCTTCGCCCGGGAAGGCCTGCCGCCGGGCGCGATGTCCGTCGAGGACCTGACGGCCCTGGCCGACGAGGCGGTCGCCCGCGCGTAG
- a CDS encoding sirohydrochlorin chelatase, whose protein sequence is MYEHSTHSPALLVIAHGSRDPRHAATVHALTRRVRALRPGLRVETAFLDFDTPTVDQVVASLYLSGVRQVVALPLLLTRAFHAKSDIPAVLAGATSHLPDLSVRIADVLGPSPLLLANLERRLWEAGLTPADRATTGVVLASAGSSDPEAIAVIAEIAREWRHTGWCAVRPAFASAVLPRTEDAVRALRAEGVRRIAVAPYVIAPGRLPDRIVAGAAASGADVVSTVLGPSPELARLLLRRYDAAVRTPARVPALTA, encoded by the coding sequence ATGTACGAGCACTCCACGCACTCCCCCGCCCTGCTGGTCATCGCCCACGGCAGCCGCGACCCGCGGCACGCCGCGACCGTGCACGCCCTCACCCGGCGGGTGCGGGCGCTGCGGCCGGGGCTGCGCGTGGAGACGGCCTTCCTGGACTTCGACACCCCGACCGTCGACCAGGTGGTGGCCTCCCTCTACCTGTCGGGCGTACGGCAGGTCGTGGCGCTCCCGCTCCTCCTGACGCGGGCGTTCCACGCGAAGTCCGACATCCCGGCGGTGCTCGCGGGAGCGACGTCCCACTTGCCGGACCTCTCGGTCCGGATCGCGGACGTACTCGGCCCCTCCCCGCTGCTGCTGGCGAACCTCGAACGCCGCCTGTGGGAGGCCGGCCTCACCCCGGCGGACCGCGCCACCACCGGTGTGGTGCTCGCGTCCGCCGGATCCTCCGACCCGGAGGCGATCGCAGTGATCGCTGAAATCGCGCGGGAGTGGCGGCACACCGGTTGGTGCGCCGTGCGGCCTGCGTTCGCCTCCGCTGTTCTCCCCCGTACGGAGGACGCCGTACGGGCCCTGCGCGCGGAGGGCGTCCGCCGGATCGCGGTGGCCCCGTACGTGATCGCCCCCGGCCGGCTGCCCGACCGCATCGTGGCGGGCGCGGCGGCGTCCGGAGCCGACGTGGTGTCCACCGTCCTCGGCCCCTCCCCGGAACTGGCCCGTCTGCTGCTGCGCCGCTACGACGCCGCGGTCCGCACGCCGGCCCGGGTCCCGGCCCTGACGGCCTGA
- a CDS encoding ABC transporter permease, which produces MASTDTTPSATTSAEAKAKSDDLAGLEAGLDALDAVQTHRTPVREVLVKKVLPPAIAVGLVLLVWQVLVAAKVTDETKLPALSSVWDSLSDMWLKGTLVEVIWTSVSRGLLGFLLALAIGTPLGLLVARVKFVRAAIGPILQGLQSLPSVAWVPPAVLWFGLNDAMMYTVILLGAVPSIANGLVSGIDQIPPLFLRAGRTLGATGLRGARHVIMPAALPGYLAGLKQGWAFSWRSLMAAEIIASSPDLGLGLGQLLENGRNNIDLPGVFLAIILILVVGIAIDLLIFSPVERWVLRTRGLLVKS; this is translated from the coding sequence ATGGCCAGCACTGACACCACCCCCTCGGCCACGACCTCGGCCGAGGCGAAGGCCAAGAGCGACGATCTCGCCGGCTTGGAGGCGGGCCTCGACGCCCTCGACGCCGTCCAGACCCACCGCACCCCGGTCCGCGAGGTCCTGGTCAAGAAGGTCCTGCCGCCGGCGATCGCCGTCGGCCTGGTCCTCCTCGTCTGGCAGGTCCTCGTCGCGGCGAAGGTGACCGACGAGACGAAGCTGCCCGCCCTGTCCTCCGTGTGGGACAGCCTGTCCGACATGTGGCTCAAGGGCACCCTGGTGGAGGTCATCTGGACCAGCGTCTCGCGCGGTCTGCTCGGCTTCCTGCTGGCCCTGGCCATCGGCACCCCGCTCGGACTGCTGGTCGCCCGGGTGAAGTTCGTCCGCGCCGCGATCGGCCCGATCCTGCAGGGCCTGCAGTCCCTGCCCTCGGTCGCCTGGGTGCCGCCTGCGGTGCTCTGGTTCGGCCTCAACGACGCGATGATGTACACCGTCATCCTGCTCGGCGCCGTCCCGTCCATCGCCAACGGCCTCGTCTCCGGCATCGACCAGATCCCGCCGCTGTTCCTGCGGGCCGGCCGCACCCTGGGGGCCACCGGCCTGCGTGGCGCCCGGCACGTGATCATGCCGGCCGCGCTGCCCGGATACCTGGCCGGCCTCAAGCAGGGCTGGGCCTTCTCCTGGCGCTCCCTGATGGCCGCCGAGATCATCGCCAGCTCCCCGGACCTCGGTCTGGGCCTGGGCCAGCTCCTGGAGAACGGCCGCAACAACATCGACCTGCCCGGCGTGTTCCTGGCGATCATCCTGATCCTGGTCGTCGGCATCGCGATCGACCTGCTGATCTTCAGCCCGGTCGAGCGGTGGGTGCTGCGCACCCGCGGCCTGCTGGTCAAGAGCTGA
- a CDS encoding ABC transporter ATP-binding protein — protein MATMLAKAAEGTVAEQTHAARIEHVSKSFSGPAGSQLVLDDISLDVAPGEFVTILGASGCGKSTLLNLVAGLDRPTAGVIETPGGRPALMFQEHALFPWLTAGKNIELALRLRGVAKADRRPEAERLLELVRLGGSYGKRVHELSGGMRQRVALARALAQDSQLLLMDEPFAALDAITRDVLHGELTRIWEETSLSVLFVTHNVREAVRLAQRVVLLSSRPGRVAKEWTVGIPQPRRIEDADVAELSLEITEHLRGEIRRHGQH, from the coding sequence ATGGCCACCATGCTTGCCAAGGCTGCCGAGGGCACCGTAGCGGAGCAGACGCACGCCGCTCGTATCGAGCACGTATCGAAGTCCTTCTCCGGCCCGGCCGGATCGCAGCTCGTCCTGGACGACATCAGCCTCGATGTCGCTCCCGGAGAGTTCGTCACCATCCTGGGTGCCTCGGGGTGCGGAAAGTCCACCCTGCTCAACCTGGTCGCGGGGCTCGACAGGCCCACCGCCGGCGTCATCGAGACGCCCGGCGGGCGGCCGGCCCTGATGTTCCAGGAGCACGCCCTCTTCCCGTGGCTCACCGCGGGCAAGAACATCGAACTCGCCCTGCGCCTGCGCGGGGTGGCCAAGGCCGACCGCAGGCCCGAGGCCGAGCGGCTGCTGGAGCTGGTCCGGCTCGGCGGCTCGTACGGCAAGCGGGTCCACGAGCTGTCCGGCGGCATGCGCCAGCGCGTCGCCCTGGCCCGGGCGCTCGCCCAGGACAGCCAGCTCCTGCTGATGGACGAGCCGTTCGCGGCGCTGGACGCCATCACCCGTGATGTGCTGCACGGCGAGCTCACCCGCATCTGGGAAGAGACGAGCCTGTCCGTCCTGTTCGTCACGCACAACGTCCGCGAGGCCGTACGGCTCGCGCAGCGTGTGGTCCTGCTGTCCTCGCGCCCCGGCCGGGTCGCGAAGGAATGGACCGTGGGCATCCCGCAGCCGCGCCGCATCGAGGACGCGGACGTCGCGGAACTGTCCCTTGAGATCACTGAACACCTGCGTGGGGAGATCCGCCGCCATGGCCAGCACTGA
- a CDS encoding ABC transporter substrate-binding protein: protein MPATGTTTRKTLRRGVVAAAALPLLIGALASCGYGSDAKKDDAPAKENVAADAGKKLSASEVRIGYFPNLTHATALVGLQEGLIAKELNGTTIKPQSFNAGPSEIEALNGGSLDIGFIGPSPSINGYVKSKGSNLRIISGSASGGVKLVVNPDKIKTLDDLKGKKIATPQKGNTQDVAFLNWIGTKGWTVDPESGKGDVSVVRTDNKVTPDAFKQGSIDGAWVPEPTASKLVSDGGKVLLDETDLWPDKKFVITNIIVSQKFLKEHADVVEAVLRGTVKTNEWINANQDKAKASANAKLAAEGGKPLDAKVIDPAWTSILVTDDPLAGTLKTESDWAVKAKLIEQPDLAGIYDLTLLNKVLKAAGKPEVSDAGLGVK, encoded by the coding sequence GTGCCTGCCACCGGTACCACCACCCGTAAGACCTTGCGCCGCGGCGTCGTTGCCGCTGCCGCCCTCCCGCTCCTGATCGGCGCCCTCGCCTCGTGCGGCTACGGTTCCGACGCCAAGAAGGACGACGCTCCCGCGAAGGAGAACGTCGCCGCCGACGCCGGCAAGAAGCTGTCGGCCTCCGAGGTCCGCATCGGCTACTTCCCGAACCTGACGCACGCCACCGCGCTCGTCGGTCTCCAGGAAGGCCTGATCGCCAAGGAACTGAACGGCACCACGATCAAGCCGCAGTCCTTCAACGCCGGCCCGTCCGAGATCGAAGCCCTCAACGGCGGCTCTCTCGACATCGGCTTCATCGGCCCCTCCCCGTCGATCAACGGCTACGTCAAGTCCAAGGGCTCCAACCTGCGGATCATCTCCGGCTCCGCCTCCGGCGGCGTCAAGCTGGTCGTGAACCCGGACAAGATCAAGACCCTGGACGACCTCAAGGGCAAGAAGATCGCCACCCCGCAGAAGGGGAACACCCAGGACGTGGCGTTCCTCAACTGGATCGGCACCAAGGGCTGGACGGTCGACCCCGAGTCCGGCAAGGGCGACGTCTCCGTGGTCCGCACCGACAACAAGGTCACCCCGGACGCCTTCAAGCAGGGCTCCATCGACGGCGCCTGGGTCCCCGAGCCCACCGCCTCCAAGCTCGTCTCCGACGGCGGCAAGGTCCTCCTCGACGAGACCGACCTGTGGCCCGACAAGAAGTTCGTCATCACGAACATCATCGTGTCGCAGAAGTTCCTCAAGGAGCACGCGGACGTCGTCGAGGCGGTGCTGCGCGGCACCGTGAAGACCAACGAGTGGATCAACGCCAACCAGGACAAGGCCAAGGCCTCCGCCAACGCGAAGCTGGCCGCCGAGGGGGGCAAGCCGCTCGACGCGAAGGTCATCGACCCGGCCTGGACCAGCATCCTGGTCACCGACGACCCGCTGGCCGGCACCCTGAAGACCGAGTCCGACTGGGCGGTCAAGGCCAAGCTCATCGAGCAGCCCGACCTCGCCGGCATCTACGACCTGACGCTCCTGAACAAGGTGCTCAAGGCCGCCGGCAAGCCCGAGGTCTCCGACGCCGGTCTCGGCGTCAAGTAA
- a CDS encoding sulfate adenylyltransferase subunit 1 — protein MTSTTEQFADLSATTLLRFATAGSVDDGKSTLVGRLLHDSKSILTDTLEAVEAVSAQRGQDTPDLALLTDGLRAEREQGITIDVAYRYFATARRRFILADTPGHVQYTRNMVTGASTADLAVVLVDARNGVIEQTRRHAAVAALLRVPHVVLAVNKMDLVGYEEKVFAAIAEEFTAYASDLGVPEITAIPISALAGDNVVEPSAHMDWYGGPTVLEHLETVPVSHDLTACPARFPVQYVIRPQTAENPDYRGYAGQIASGVLRVGEAVTVLPSGRTSVIEGIDALGESVDIAWAPQSVTLRLKDDIDISRGDLIAPSANSPATTQDVEATVCHVADQPLSVGARVLIKHTTRTVKAIVKEIPSRLTLDDLSQHPNPGQLVANDIGRVVVRTAEPLALDSYADSRRTGSFLLIDPADGTTLAAGMVGESFASKAETTVQADEEGWDF, from the coding sequence ATGACCTCCACCACCGAGCAGTTCGCCGATCTGTCGGCGACCACGCTGCTGCGCTTCGCGACCGCCGGTTCCGTCGACGACGGCAAGTCCACCCTGGTCGGACGCCTGCTGCACGACTCCAAGTCGATCCTCACCGACACCCTCGAAGCGGTCGAGGCCGTGTCCGCCCAGCGCGGTCAGGACACCCCCGACCTGGCGCTGCTCACCGACGGCCTGCGGGCCGAGCGGGAGCAGGGCATCACCATCGACGTGGCCTACCGCTACTTCGCCACCGCCCGGCGCCGGTTCATCCTCGCCGACACCCCCGGACACGTGCAGTACACGCGGAACATGGTCACCGGCGCCTCCACCGCCGACCTCGCCGTGGTGCTGGTCGACGCCCGCAACGGCGTGATCGAGCAGACCCGCCGGCACGCGGCCGTCGCGGCCCTGCTGCGGGTCCCGCACGTGGTCCTGGCCGTCAACAAGATGGACCTGGTGGGCTACGAGGAGAAGGTCTTCGCCGCGATCGCCGAGGAGTTCACCGCGTACGCCTCCGACTTGGGCGTCCCGGAGATCACCGCGATCCCGATCTCGGCCCTGGCCGGCGACAACGTGGTCGAGCCCTCCGCACACATGGACTGGTACGGCGGCCCCACGGTGCTGGAGCACCTGGAGACGGTCCCGGTCAGCCACGACCTCACCGCCTGCCCGGCGCGTTTCCCGGTGCAGTACGTGATCCGTCCGCAGACCGCCGAGAACCCGGACTACCGGGGCTACGCGGGCCAGATCGCCTCCGGCGTCCTGCGGGTCGGCGAGGCCGTCACCGTCCTGCCGTCGGGCCGCACCTCGGTCATCGAGGGCATCGACGCGCTCGGTGAGAGCGTCGACATCGCGTGGGCGCCGCAGTCGGTGACCCTGCGGCTCAAGGACGACATCGACATCTCGCGCGGCGACCTGATCGCGCCGTCGGCGAACTCCCCCGCCACCACGCAGGACGTCGAGGCGACGGTCTGCCACGTGGCGGACCAGCCGCTGTCCGTGGGCGCCCGGGTGCTGATCAAGCACACCACGCGCACGGTCAAGGCGATCGTCAAGGAGATCCCCTCGCGGCTGACCCTGGACGACCTGTCGCAGCACCCGAACCCCGGACAGCTGGTGGCCAATGACATCGGCCGGGTCGTCGTCCGTACCGCCGAGCCGCTCGCGCTCGACTCGTACGCCGACTCGCGCCGTACCGGCTCCTTCCTGCTGATCGACCCGGCGGACGGTACGACTCTGGCGGCCGGCATGGTCGGCGAGTCCTTCGCCTCCAAGGCCGAGACCACCGTTCAGGCCGATGAGGAAGGGTGGGACTTCTGA
- the cysD gene encoding sulfate adenylyltransferase subunit CysD, translating to MTATVAHVHEGTDAPYALSHLDALESEAVHIFREVAGEFEKPVILFSGGKDSIVMLHLALKAFAPAPVPFTLLHVDTGHNFPEVLDYRDRAVAEHGLRLHVASVQEYIDAGKLRERPDGVRNPLQTVPLTEAIQRLKFDAVFGGGRRDEEKARAKERVFSLRDEFSQWDPRRQRPELWQLYNGRHAPGEHVRVFPLSNWTELDVWQYIAREGIELPEIYFAHEREVFKRNGMWLTAGEWGGAKADETTETRLIRYRTVGDMSCTGAVDSDATTLDAVITEIAASRLTERGATRADDKMSEAAMEDRKREGYF from the coding sequence ATGACCGCCACCGTCGCACACGTCCACGAAGGGACGGACGCGCCCTACGCGCTGTCGCACCTCGACGCCCTCGAGTCGGAGGCCGTGCACATCTTCCGCGAGGTCGCGGGCGAGTTCGAGAAGCCGGTGATCCTCTTCTCCGGTGGCAAGGACTCGATCGTCATGCTGCACCTGGCGCTGAAGGCGTTCGCGCCCGCGCCGGTGCCGTTCACCCTGCTCCACGTGGACACCGGCCACAACTTCCCCGAGGTCCTGGACTACCGCGACCGCGCGGTGGCCGAGCACGGCCTGCGCCTGCACGTGGCCTCCGTCCAGGAGTACATCGACGCCGGCAAGCTCCGCGAGCGCCCCGACGGCGTCCGCAACCCGCTGCAGACCGTCCCGCTGACCGAGGCGATCCAGCGGCTCAAGTTCGACGCCGTCTTCGGCGGCGGCCGCCGCGACGAGGAGAAGGCCCGCGCCAAGGAGCGCGTCTTCTCCCTGCGCGACGAGTTCTCCCAGTGGGACCCGCGCCGCCAGCGCCCCGAGCTGTGGCAGCTCTACAACGGCCGCCACGCTCCGGGCGAGCACGTGCGCGTCTTCCCGCTCTCCAACTGGACCGAGCTGGACGTGTGGCAGTACATCGCCCGCGAGGGCATCGAACTGCCGGAGATCTACTTCGCCCACGAGCGCGAGGTCTTCAAGCGCAACGGCATGTGGCTGACGGCCGGTGAGTGGGGCGGCGCCAAGGCGGACGAGACCACCGAGACCCGTCTGATCCGCTACCGCACCGTCGGTGACATGTCCTGCACCGGTGCCGTCGACTCCGACGCCACCACGCTGGACGCCGTGATCACCGAGATCGCCGCCTCCCGGCTCACCGAGCGGGGCGCGACCCGCGCCGACGACAAGATGTCCGAGGCCGCGATGGAAGACCGCAAGCGCGAAGGGTACTTCTAA
- the cysC gene encoding adenylyl-sulfate kinase: MSVSDQGATVWLTGLPSAGKTTIAYALAERLRAEGHRVEVLDGDEIREFLSAGLGFTREDRHTNVQRIGFVAELLASNGVKALVPVIAPFADSREAVRKRHAAEQTNYLEVHVATPVEVCSERDVKGLYAKQAAGEISGLTGVDDPYEAPESPDLRIESHTQSVQESASALHALLTERGLA; encoded by the coding sequence ATGAGCGTGAGCGACCAGGGCGCCACCGTGTGGCTGACCGGGCTGCCGAGCGCGGGCAAGACCACCATCGCCTACGCGCTGGCCGAACGGCTGCGCGCCGAGGGCCACCGCGTGGAGGTCCTCGACGGCGACGAGATCCGCGAGTTCCTCTCCGCGGGTCTCGGTTTCACCCGCGAGGACCGGCACACCAACGTGCAGCGGATCGGCTTCGTCGCCGAACTCCTCGCGTCCAACGGCGTGAAGGCCCTCGTACCGGTGATCGCGCCGTTCGCCGACAGCCGCGAGGCCGTCCGCAAGCGTCACGCGGCCGAGCAGACGAACTACCTCGAAGTGCACGTGGCCACTCCGGTGGAGGTGTGCTCCGAGCGTGATGTGAAGGGCCTGTACGCCAAGCAGGCGGCGGGCGAGATCTCCGGTCTGACCGGGGTCGACGACCCGTACGAAGCGCCGGAGTCCCCGGACCTCCGTATCGAGTCGCACACGCAGTCCGTACAGGAGTCGGCTTCGGCCCTGCACGCACTGCTCACCGAGAGGGGTCTGGCATGA
- a CDS encoding phosphoadenylyl-sulfate reductase produces the protein MTTIQDVNLKDLAEQAGRDLEDASPLEILTWAATTFGKKFAVTSSMEDAVVAHLASRAFPGVDVVFLDTGYHFEETIGTRDAVEAVMDVNVITLTPRRSVAEQDAEHGPKLHDRDPDLCCALRKVKPLEEGLTAYDAWATGLRRDESPTRANTPVVGWDEKRQKVKVSPIARWTQDDVDAYVLEHGVLTNPLLMDGYASVGCAPCTRRVAAGEDARAGRWAGRGKTECGLHG, from the coding sequence ATGACCACCATTCAGGACGTGAATCTCAAAGACCTGGCCGAGCAGGCGGGCCGCGACCTCGAGGACGCCTCCCCGCTGGAGATCCTCACCTGGGCGGCCACCACCTTCGGCAAGAAGTTCGCCGTGACCTCCTCCATGGAGGACGCGGTCGTCGCCCACCTCGCCTCCCGCGCCTTCCCCGGCGTGGACGTGGTCTTCCTCGACACGGGCTACCACTTCGAGGAGACCATCGGCACCCGTGACGCGGTCGAGGCCGTGATGGACGTCAACGTCATCACGCTCACCCCGCGCCGGAGCGTCGCGGAGCAGGACGCCGAGCACGGCCCGAAGCTGCACGACCGCGACCCCGACCTGTGCTGCGCGCTGCGCAAGGTCAAGCCCCTCGAAGAGGGCCTGACCGCGTACGACGCGTGGGCGACGGGCCTGCGCCGCGACGAGTCCCCGACCCGGGCGAACACCCCGGTGGTCGGCTGGGACGAGAAGCGGCAGAAGGTCAAGGTCTCGCCCATCGCCCGCTGGACCCAGGACGACGTGGACGCGTACGTCCTGGAGCACGGTGTCCTCACCAACCCGCTGCTGATGGACGGTTACGCCTCCGTCGGCTGCGCCCCCTGCACCCGCCGGGTCGCGGCGGGCGAGGACGCCCGGGCCGGCCGCTGGGCCGGCCGCGGGAAGACCGAGTGCGGACTGCACGGCTGA